A genome region from Brassica oleracea var. oleracea cultivar TO1000 chromosome C2, BOL, whole genome shotgun sequence includes the following:
- the LOC106321389 gene encoding acetylornithine aminotransferase, chloroplastic/mitochondrial-like encodes MASLGQITLPRAPSLQKGLLRRPIRTPIRFNGRIASVLTNAGSVKASVSQKVIEEEAKVLVGTYARAPVVLSSGKGCKLMDAEGKEYLDCASGIAVNALGHGDPDWLQAVTDQASVLSHVSNVYYTIPQIELAKRLVASSFADRVFFCNSGTEANEAAIKFSRKFQRFTHPEDKEVATSFIAFTNSFHGRTLGALALTSKEQYRTPFEPIMPGVTFLEYGNTQAATDLIRSDKIAAVFVEPIQGEGGVYSATKEFIQSLRSACDAAGSLLVFDEVQCGLGRTGNLWAYEAFGVTPDIMTVAKPLAGGLPIGAVLVTEKVAETIKYGDHGSTFAGNPLVCSAAIAVFDKVSKPSFLASVSSKGLYFKDLLVKKLGGNLHVKEVRGEGLIIGVELDVPAGPLVDACRDSGLLISTAGKGNVVRIVPPLIISEEEIERAVEIIFHNLTALD; translated from the exons ATGGCGTCTCTTGGCCAAATCACCCTCCCGCGAGCGCCATCGTTGCAGAAGGGCCTCCTACGCCGTCCGATCAGAACCCCAATCAGATTCAACGGCCGGATCGCGAGTGTATTGACTAACGCGGGTTCGGTGAAAGCAAGTGTGAGCCAGAAGGTGATTGAAGAGGAGGCCAAAGTTCTGGTGGGTACCTACGCGCGTGCTCCAGTGGTGCTCTCGAGTGGGAAAGGTTGTAAATTGATGGACGCAGAAGGGAAAGAGTATCTTGATTGTGCATCTGGAATCGCTGTGAATGCTCTGGGCCATGGAGATCCTGATTGGCTTCAAGCTGTCACTGACCAAGCTTCTGTTCTTTCCCACGTCAGCAATGTCTATTACACCATTCCTCAG ATAGAACTAGCGAAACGCCTTGTGGCAAGTTCTTTCGCAGACCGTGTATTCTTCTGTAACTCTGGAACAGAAGCGAACGAAGCAGCCATCAAGTTTTCTAGAAAGTTCCAGAGATTCACCCATCCTGAAGACAAGGAAGTCGCCACAAGCTTCATCGCCTTTACGAATAGTTTCCATGGTAGAACCTTAGGAGCTCTTGCATTAACAAGCAAAGAACAGTACAGAACTCCTTTCGAACCTATCATGCCAGGCGTTACGTTCTTGGAATATGGTAACACTCAAGCAGCCACTGATCTTATCCGCTCCGATAAAATAGCTGCTGTGTTTGTGGAGCCTATTCAAGGAGAAGGTGGGGTTTACTCTGCTACAAAAGAGTTTATCCAGTCTCTTCGCTCAGCTTGCGATGCTGCAGGATCTCTTCTCGTCTTCGATGAG GTTCAGTGTGGTTTGGGTCGAACCGGTAACCTATGGGCATATGAAGCATTTGGTGTAACACCTGACATAATGACAGTTGCAAAGCCTTTAGCAGGTGGTTTACCAATTGGAGCGGTGCTTGTAACTGAAAAAGTTGCTGAGACCATCAAATATGGAGATCATGGAAGCACATTTGCAGGGAACCCTCTTGTGTGTAGTGCAGCCATCGCTGTTTTTGATAAAGTATCTAAACCCTCTTTCTTGGCCAGTGTCTCGAGCAAAGGTTTATACTTTAAGGATCTGTTGGTGAAGAAACTAGGAGGAAACTTGCACGTGAAGGAAGTGAGAGGAGAAGGGCTTATTATTGGAGTGGAGCTGGACGTGCCCGCAGGTCCGTTGGTCGATGCTTGTCGTGATTCTGGTCTTCTGATCTCGACGGCAGGGAAAGGGAATGTCGTCAGGATTGTTCCGCCGTTGATTATATCGGAGGAGGAAATCGAACGTGCCGTTGAGATTATTTTCCATAATTTAACTGCGCTTGACTGA
- the LOC106323886 gene encoding CBS domain-containing protein CBSX2, chloroplastic-like, with protein sequence MGSITLPITRLPLLNPTSSSSFSLPHPPLSNPRRRSNFSPLVITASAVFAAPSDVNNSVPAKNGGYTVGDFMTERQNLHVVNPCSIEEDTRPN encoded by the exons ATGGGTTCCATCACTCTGCCCATAACGAGACTTCCACTACTCAACCCGACTTCTTCTTCATCATTTTCACTTCCTCATCCTCCTCTCTCTAATCCTCGTCGTCGCTCCAATTTTTCACCGTTGGTCATCACCGCCTCTGCCGTCTTCGCAGCTCCTTCTGATGTTAATAACTCTGTTCCG GCTAAAAACGGAGGTTACACAGTTGGTGATTTCATGACAGAGAGACAGAATCTGCATGTTGTTAATCCTTGTTCAATAGAAGAAGATACAAGACCCAACTGA